A stretch of DNA from Temnothorax longispinosus isolate EJ_2023e chromosome 2, Tlon_JGU_v1, whole genome shotgun sequence:
TAAATAGATACAAATAGTAATGGATACACAAGTAAGACGAACATTTTCTTTACCGAATCATTGTATATTGTCGACGGACACTCGAGCTGGCGAGTCCACGCAAAATTATCTGCATCCTCATTCATAATGATTCCGTTCCTGGGTAAGAAAATACAATGAATATGCAAACGTTCCAATGACccaacatatttttatctaacagTAAAagatactataaatatataaaagtatctaaATAAAAGCCGGAGGGGTTTATTCGAAAACAGTCTTTTAACTTGCAAAAATTACAATCTTATAAACACTCTGATTTCATGTagatatatctacatatttcttttaaaaacttcAAATATACATAGAGTAAGctatatattcatttaattcatgacaattcacaaaaattaaatccgTCTTGAGAATATCACGTATAGGGTTAATTGTCGCGCAATCGCCGCGAAAGGAGAgaagcaatattatttataccggTCAATTTTCTTGTCGTTTAATCCCAGTTGATCCCAGTTGACAGTGCTCGTAAACAGCGTGTTGTTCTCCCTTGTGTGACCGTAACGTATTATGAACCCCTTTCGTCCTTTAGGTCCGTTTGTTTTACTTGCACTTTCTAGCGCTTTCTGCATCTGAAATAGGACGGACGTATATTTGGGCGttggggagagagagaaaacgagacAACTCGAGTGTGGCAGGTGCAAGTAAACTGTACATAAGCAGAGAGGCCACGTGCCTGACGTGCCGCGCCGGCGGCGAGAGCGGCCGAACGTGATTCGGGCGGATTCGGGGGGATTCGCGGACCCGActcgccgcgcggcgcggcggcgagagCGGCCGAACGTGACTCGGCCGGATTCGGAGGCTCTCGGCTCGCCTCGCCGTGCGGCGCGCGCGCATCCGTGCAAGTAATACGTTAGTCGTTGAACGTCGATATACGAGGCACGAGGTGCGAGGTACGAATCCGCGCTCTCTTCCGTTTCTGCCGTGCTAAGTGCTAAGGAGAAAGTCGAGCTGGCCGTTCGTGGCAATTATATTATCGGGAGTGCCGAAAGTAATTGCGCGAAGTCCGTAATAGTTTCATCGCGAACCGCACCCGCTCGAGTGGTCGGTCGGTGGTCGCCGCTTGAAACATCTCAGATATAGCTTTTCAGTTCACGTGAACGGAGAGTGCGAGCCGAGTTTTCTTCGCGCGCGTACCCGGTCGATTGGATTCAGTGCATCCGTGCAAAGGGTTGCATCGTGCGCCCAAGTTTTGTCGTGATCTGCACACGCTCGATTGGTGGTCGCGCGAAACATCTCTTTTCCCGAGTTTTCGTCGCCCGTAATACGACGGCGGGGACGACGCACACAGACGGATCACGTGATCACCGCGTGCGGTAGCGTGATCCTTGGCGAAAGACCCGTGTCGACGGCGAAACCGTCCTACGACGCGAATCCGGTTTTCGCGAGTGCCTCTATCTCGAGCGTCGCGATCACCGAGCGTGAGAGTTGTCGGATCATTTCTCATAAAATCAACGCCGGGAGTTCGATCCTGATATCGACCCCGCTCGCGGCCATCATGGTGCCGCGCCGTACATACATTGTGAACGCGGCTCTACCGCGCCCGCGCCTCGTACCtctgtaatttattgtaaaatgtaaaattcgtGCCCGCTATCGCGTCATTCCCGAGTAACCCAAGTGAGCCTGAGTCTCTCGCACGTCTCCGTGTTCGCGGTTGCTCATCTGCCTCGCGAGCAAGATATCCGTCGGTCGCGTTCAAGATCTCCGAGCGCGAGGACAGTATTCAATCGCTCTTCAAGATCTCCGTTTCGCGAATCTACGTGCGCGGACCAGTTCGGACGCAGTAGGCACTGGAGGCACGAGATCGCTCCCGGATACCGGCAGTCTCGGCAGTCCCGGTTTGTCGATGCAGAACGTTAGATGTAAGTTTTCTCGgtcgttttttttccttttcttattTCGTTCGAAGCATCCCAAATATGCCAGTTATGCTGCAAGATTATCCTCATTTGACAGATGGTCTAAAGCAATGTCGTAAACTAAAGAGACACTAGCAACTGCTGGTTTCTATTACACGGGAAGTGGCGATCAAACATTGTGCTATCACAATGTGGTGGAGGATTAAAGGATTGGGAGCCAGAAGATGATCCCTGGGTAGAGCACGCCAAGTGGTTCGAATACTGTCCTTATCTGATTTTAACTAAAGGGACGGAATTTGTAAGCAGCATTACCGGGAGAACGTACGTCAAAAAGCAGTGagtatttaacaaaatatatttattgttattagaattgtacaatttgtatatttcaatacttgtaataaatattcccatctatttaaaaaataataattatgttgaatgtataataactataatgtgtgtataataattaattttaagttatttatttatttattttttcaggaaAATATACCATCTGCAATTGGGTGagaaaattgagaaagatAATGATGCTGAGAGTATTGCTAGCGGAAGCTCTCAAAATTCGATCTATTCTGAAGAAACTCATACTACAGAAGTAAGTGCCGTATCAGGAGAGGCTAGCAGCGAAGAACAATCTGTCCAAGGTGACGAGCCATGCGACAAGGATGCAAGATCATTCAAAATTTGCTACACTAGAGAAGTACGGATCGTATTCATGCCGTGCGGACATCGGCGTGTGCGGAGTTTGCGAAAAATACGAAGATATGCGGCGTATCTCGTAAGTCTGTTGAACGTACTGTACAAGCGTACATGTCATAGTGTCTTTATCCATGTGATAAATAATCCGCGGATTCTGCTGTAAAATTTTCTACTTATCATTATAAAAACTGATACTCTCGAACAAAACTGAATGACAGGACTCATGTAGCCTACCGATCAGCAGGTACAGACTATACAATGTTGAAACTCTCATTAATGAAACATTAACTTCACGGTTGTCGTGGTTCTCAATAGAAAGGATTTTCTATTGAAACCACAATTCTATCTCGTATTccgttataatattaacaaatcgTGAATATACTTTGTAGTCGTTGTACAAGAAGTAATAGATGTTcctatattcaaatatatatacatatatatggcTATATAATCGATATTGCAAAATTGTTAGTCGGTGTGTAAAACACATGGCACATcacaaatttctatattttaactatcGAACGACGCAAATACAGGAAGTCgttaaaatcataaaagatAGATTGTACCTGCAACGGAACGTTGCTATTTGAACGTTTTCGAGTTTATATTGTTCCCCCAATTCCATAtttgctgaaaaaaaaaaaaaacattgtgatgtaagataaagataaagcgGCACCATATTGGACGAGTACAAATAGCAACGCGACATGAAGTCTAGTTATTAGTATTATATGATGAGTaatgatttaatatatatatatatatatatatttatgtatatatgtatatatgtatatagacaaTTACAAAGCGCCGGACTCGTAACTCAGAGgaaccgggttcgagtccacctgatcacaggaatttttatattccaaactgcaccccccgcacgagtggggctcgtgcggagaaactgggctatctttcggagaagacattaaatttgatattggTCGTTAAGctttggggagcttgggagttttgaTTTTACTTTGTCGCTTTCTCCTGTACATTGAACTTTCGGTACAGGCTGTGTGGGCCGCCTCATGTCGTCGAAACTAATAGTTTTGTTtacaacatatatttacaagactataaatttattattatattatagaaacgtaCGGGTGGCAATGTGGTTttgtggtaaagcgccagtAACCccgaggaaccaggttcgagtccacctgatcacaggaatttttatattccaaactgcaccccccgcacgagtggggctcgtgcggagaaactgggctatctttcgtaggagacattaaatttgaaatcgGTCGTCAAGCTTGTGGGGAgcttgattattttattcctgGCAATTCTATTTTAAGTAAACTGCCCCAACGATTTTTAGGACATTTCTATCTTTTGTatgagacattaaatttgaaattggtcgtcaagcttgtgGGGAGCTTGATTATCCTAATCCTGGCAATTCTATTTTAAGTAAACTGCCCCAACGATTTTTAGGACATTTCTATCTTTCGtaggagacattaaatttgaaattggtcgtcaagcttggggagcttgggagttttggtaaatttaaaatgtcaattCAATTGTGATACTCATATTTACTGTATTTCAATACTGCGCCGATGGAAGTCATTCCATCTAGAACCTATACTAGaactttatataatgttatggagtttcttcaaatttattgCAGCATAATTCCTTTAATGTtcataaattctataaaaaattataaatattacgcttattcagaattaaattacataaaataaagtcCAAACGTTACAATGTGGACTATAATATTAACGGTGAAACCATATTTGCTATTTACATCTTTCTCCTGTCTTTAACATAGATTTAATACTTTCACACGCATAGGTATACGCAcgtgcacgcacacacatgtAAACagcaaaaatgattttatcgtTAACATTATgtgtaatatcaatattattaatatttacgttacgcatataatattaatattatatgcataatgTTTGCACTTTACtgtgtaatttaattctaaagcGTAGTTTAGAGCAATTTTATAGAGCGCGTGTGTGTATAAAACTagattaatcaataatcaaactattaaatttttacacaatacTCGAATTGTATTGTAAGCAAGATTGAAAGTCAAAATACAAGTAATTTATTCACAAAacataagtaatttattcacaaaacaattaaaactatATTGCAACTTATATtgcacaataaaataaaccTTAATTCTATATCCTTTAGAGTACGAGAATGAaacaaaacttatttttttaaacatatagcTCACATTTGAAAAGCAGTACGTACGCCCGTTCTTTCttgtttaaaacaaaacataaaacaaaatcctattattaattaacgtaaaatacacttataagaaaaaattattttggtaTGATTGCACTCTACCTTACAACATTGTGAAAAACTAACAATAGTTTCAGATTAGCTTGCATACAGTCTTTTATACGTAGTACATAATGcttaacatatacatataataccgTTACATTAAAAACGAATCTTTCAAAGTATGGCCGACAAATGTCTCCgattgaatattaaaagttataggCAATCCTAAATGTtcatatatttagaataagaTGTAAATTTGTTTACGACATATATACTTTGTAGACCGTTGAAATTTCTTCTTTGCAAATCGgacattttttaacattatcatTCTCGCGCATAATATGATTAGCACATTCTTCACAACAACAGATATGACCGCACGGTATGAAAACTTGATTCGCTTCAGCATCAATGCAAGCAGTGCACGTACGGTCAGATCTCTTCGTTTCTCGATTTTCTTCGCACGTTTCCAGAGAATGTAACCCATTATTcacatacatttacatttacatggCGTTTTACAGGGACGTGCCCAACCTTTTACATGTTTTGCTTCTGTTCTAAACCTGGCCTTTGGGCGACCTCACAACACTACTATCACCTTCCCTACCCCTCGAAGGAGCGCAGTTATTCCACCAATTACacgcaattaattattctcttgCTTTGTACacgtaaattgtaatatttgcgTTAGCGTAGATGTTGTATACGGTACTTgtttattgcgataaatttctttctcttgaaTTGTTATCTCATAACAAAAGGCAACCCGTTGGGCTACCTTTGTTAATATGGTCAGTATATCTAATTTTGTTCCATTCTTGTTTAATTCCACACATAATGACTCTATGAACCAAGTCccgttgtttttatttctgtgcGAAATAACCTGTAAAGTCAACAAGTTGTCATTTTAAACACAAAGAATTTAAGAGGtaatagtacaaaataaaaatatttaattaaaataaaattaaattaaaacaacagtaatttattgtaataaaatgacttAAATCAAACGTATATAGGGATGACAATACCTGGATGACTTGAGAATGTCACTAAGATATCGGCATAGATTGGAATCCGAAATTTTCTTCTAGACGTTGTATCCATCTCTATCTCCGTATCTATTTCGACTTCTACGTCGACACCAGGGTCTATTCCGTTTCCTCCACATGCTGATATCCAAAACATTTTTGGTTTCCCTGCCAGGGTGGGGCAGTTATCCGCAGTAAAAAACTTCGGCAGGGTATTAACGTCATAGGTGGTGTCGAATGCAAGAACGTTTCCAAAATTTCCATGGGACAAAACAATAACCATGATGCAGTCGCTCTCTGAGTGATCTCTTAAGGCAGctgtaaaagtaataatttccttattatttcagttacatatattacagttatatttatgataaggTGCATCTTACCTTTTTGtaattcgttttttattttttcgagtGTATAATTTGTGCAAATTGTTACTTCGAATTTAAGATTTCGTAATATGTCTTCCAAGTTGTGGCAATCCACATTTGTGCCAGGGCGAGGGCGTACCCCTTCGCCCAAATTCTTGTGGTAATGTACGTGGTTAAAAATGATCGCCATCCCCCTCTTGGGACGACTCATTTTATAGTAGTTGACTTgcctgaaaaaaattttattcaatttaaattggtcgtcaagcttggggagcttgggagttttggtaaatttaaaatgtcaattCAATTGTGATACTCATATTTACTGTATTTCAATACTTCGCCGATGGAAGTCATTCATTCTTCGGCAAAATGCaacattatttcataatttatgaaCGACCTTTTCATTAAGTCTGCATGGTATTCAGCAAACAAATTACTGGCTCAGTAAATTGTAGTATTCGCGTTAGCGTAAATGTTGTATACGGTACTTgtttattgcgataaatttctttctcttgaaTTGTTGTCTCATAATAAAAGGCAACCCGTTGAGCTACCTTTGTTAATATGGTCAGTATATCCAATTTTGTTCCATTCTTGTTTAATTCCACACATAATGACTCTATGAACCAAGTTccgttgtttttatttctgtgcGAAAAACCTGTAAAGTCAACAAGTTGTCATTTTAAACACAAAGAATTTAAGAGGtaatagtacaaaataaaaatatttaattaaaataaaattaaattaaaacaacagtaatttattgtaataaaatgacttAAATCAAACGTATATAGGGATGACATACCTGGATGACTTGAGAATGTCACTAAGATATCGGCATAGATTGGAATCCGAAATTTTCTTCTAGACGTTGTATCCATCTCTATCTCCGTATCTATTTCGACTTCTACGTCGACACCAGGGGCTATTCCGTTTTCTCCACATGCTGATATCCAAAACATTTTTGGTTTCCCTGCCAGGGTGGGGCAGTTATCCGCAGTAAAAAACTTCGGCAGGGTATTAACGTCATAGGTGGTGTCGAATGCAAGAACGTTTCCAAAATTTCCATGGGACAAAACAATAACCATGATGCAGTCGCTCTCTGAGTGATCTCTTAAGGCAGctgtaaaagtaataatttccttattatttcagttacatatattatagttatatttatgataaggTGCATCTTACCTT
This window harbors:
- the LOC139808744 gene encoding caspase-1-like gives rise to the protein MNDFHRRSIEIQQVNYYKMSRPKRGMAIIFNHVHYHKNLGEGVRPRPGTNVDCHNLEDILRNLKFEVTICTNYTLEKIKNELQKAALRDHSESDCIMVIVLSHGNFGNVLAFDTTYDVNTLPKFFTADNCPTLAGKPKMFWISACGGNGIDPGVDVEVEIDTEIEMDTTSRRKFRIPIYADILVTFSSHPGYFAQK